The sequence TTCATGTATGCTCTAGCATCAGATCCAATAAagatatcaattattaatctACAAATGccaaaattaattctatatcTTGTAGGAAATGTTCTCACACAGTATCCTTTCACTAATATTTAGATATGTGATTAATAGACacaatcaaattttaataatttataatccttaacaataattttagaTATGTGTGCATTAGTTCCGTTTTTACATTAACAGCAGAATGTACATCACTCACAGTGACTTTAGTCATAACattacgaaaatttttatctCTAATCTTctctataatatattttaaaaatcctTTCACACTGTACCACTGGATTGGTACAATTTTAGTTTTTCTAGGAACAGTAATATTTACAGAATTATTACCAAAAATCACAGAAAGTCTGCGACCTACGGAGAAGATTAAGAAAGCCcaataataagtaaaattgttagaaattgttatatattgtttgatGTAACTGTACAAAGCAAAGCGAACGTGGTAGATGATATAATAAGGAATAAAATACCTTATGAATGAATGTAATAATTGTAACAataagaaaacagaaaaagaatcatttttgttttttccaaGTTACATCTATTAGAACTATTGAATAAAGAcgatttttctctattttcttgTGAAATCTATttgtctataacgtatatcactGAAAACATaagtacataaattattttccccTAAttgcgtatttttattttacataaacaaaattttttatgaataaacaaatatataaatagaaaattgttattacGGACATGATTTGTATGAAACTTATATATCTATAACTTGATAGaaagttataatataaaagtggatgaaaaatttgcaagaaacaaataacaaattttgatatttgttatatttatttatagctcTAATCTTAAACTACATAAGTAAAAAACAGGtgcatataatatgtatatattttctctACTTAAGAAGGATATGTGAAGTCATTTGTGACAGTgacattttctacattttctataatgtatataatacatcataaaaaTCATCAAATCTAAactatataagaaatatatatattttatttgcactattaattataattttgtagataaaaaaacatatatatatacatatgtatgtttttttatctacaaaatatttaatcattaaagaactatttatatatatatatatatacatatataaatagttCTTTAATAATTTCGGTACCTTATATGAATATGAGTTATTTCGTAAAATCAGTAAGCTTCTAAATTTATGGCATTATCCAAGAATGTTTTCATgggatatgaaatattttaagctTAAACACAACATTATTTTGACGGTACaagtatatttttgttttataagatataccttatacaatacatacatCTTTTCTATTTAGCaacaatttatattcaatattagGATTCGTTACGAATGTTGATATATCATCATATATTTGCCAGTAAAAGCTCGTTCATCACAAAGTTGTCTCAAAAACGAAGGAGGAaatgattatataataatgatctgaaaataaattttatgtttgctataaatctaattattttacaagagGTACTACATTTAGTGCcttcaatttaatattaataaagatgaaaattatataaatattatatagagAAATATTACTTCGAAGTAAACTATCCATATTCGagttaaacatattttttaaaaacaaatacaCAATTTCTgtataaatgtacaaaaagttaagtaaataacattaaaattgaaaagtctGAACTGACATACTTTTATATGACTAAAATATGAGAAATGAATTGCtgctttgtaatattttacattttttttttttttttttttacacaaaGTTAATACGATACtcaattctaatttaattcacatacatatatgtaacaaAGATTAGTAACACTTCAAATTGGAATTTCATCTAATATCtaactatttttaaattggtcaacgtatatgaaaaatttgagaTTAATTTCTCCCtgttttacattaaaattttggAACCTGAGTGAAAGACGTTTTCTTATAACTTAGCGTTTATACATTTACTCTTAAGAATAACCTTGTTTTCTCTATCAAAACATCTTAAACGGAAAATTATCACGTATAAATCATGCAATTAACAttactataatatacattatcGAATGATGTGTAAATAAGATAGTTTATACGCGATTTTGTAAGGAATTTAACTGATAACcgataaaagaaactttttgcgAAAGTATCATTAAAAGTTGACAACAATTATTAGCATACATCACATAATTATTTGCGTTACAagattcattttataaataattctgaTCGTAGTTTCgtcgaattttataaatactattttgtaattgtagaataattgttatattatgtTCAAGGATCTTTTGTACTATCGCTATGGATTAAAATGGAACGGCTTCGGGTTTTTCGacaactttaaaaatattcgacaaTTCGTCGACTAATGTTTCGTATCGATAGGCCACCCGAATATCCGGTACATTCGTTCGCGTAATATCATTACCAGCCACACCCTCCTTTGTATAATTTGGCCCAAGCCAGTATTGTTTACTCTATAAAGTAagacaaaataattatatggTGTTAATTTGTTTACCTTATGAGAAGCCGTGGAACGCATACCTTGTGTGGAAAACCACTCATAAGCACGGAATTACGCGCTAGTTCACACATATCGCACGAACTAAGCTTCCATACTTGTGCAGCAATACTGTACTCTTCCATCAACGGTTCCtataaaaacatattattaTCAGCTTAGATAACGTAAATAAAAGAGGCGTAAGcgagaaatatttcgaacgaaataaaCGGAGAGTTTTTACATCACGCTGACCTTGGTAAAGTGAAATTGAAGGGGATCGTCCGTGGAAAGACTTACACACAATCCTCTTGCTAAATATTCGGGTAACGGATTACGAtgataatttaagaaaagggAATTATTACTAAGAGGCGACATTGCAATCCCAATTTGTGCtaaataatatagatattGTAGTACTGGCACTTTTCGAAGTAAAAGACCATGAGAGATATTTTCTGCCATCATATAGCCGCAAACAAGATGTTGAATGGGACCAGCTTCGCCACAATGAGGTCTGAGGACGAAGGTGTTTAAACCTTGTTccctaataaataatatactctACATCAAATGTTTGTCTAATCAGACAGCTAACACCAATTACTAGTCGCAGAAAGTGTATACGTACGCTCTAAAATGATTCAACACGGTCATGTTGGCATAAGTGTAGTATTGATAATATCCGTAAGGAGGATTTTCAACATCGTCCCATTCTGGGGGTGGACAGACATCTTTATCGAATAAAGGATTTTCAGGTTTGCTCTCGTCATCGACCGAATCAAATCCTATTACCTATAACGACGATAGTATCGATGATTCTAAAATACCAAACCAATTCCAAATATTATCAAcgtttattgttaaaaatttgctTACGTATTGGAGAAATTTATGTAGCTCTGGGTGAGAATTAGCGTCATTCGTTACTTCGAAAAGAGGAAGGAAGATGTTGTTCATTATCTCTTGGAAATTTGTCAGCAAtttgttcaatttaaaaatgtcaCTAAATGGAAACGGCAGATATTAGAATGATTTTAGCTGAAATATTAAATCGAACACACGCTAAATAACTTACTAAAGCCGAGGAATCTGAATGAGCCAGCGCACATTGTCCGAATATACGTCGCTTTGAATTGCCCATTTTGCTAATTTGTCCCACTCTTCTGGGCTTTTGCCGTAAATCGAAAGACGTAGTTCCGCATTTTGGTACTTGGATTCTTCGAGATCGCTAGCGACTTCCTTGATTATTCTTGCGAAAAATTTACCATCCAAATAGTTATCCGTTTTTAGAAACACTTCACGCAGGCGACTTTCACCGATTGGATTGTATTTGGCATTGAATTTGTCGAACCTATGGAACGTGTTTCTATcctgaaagaaaaaggaaaaacgcgggtaaatattttattctgaaATTTATCTTCCCATACGTATGATATATCAGTGGAAACTTACCGCATGCACATCCAACATATCAACACTGAGATCGTAAGTCGTCAGATTCATCGATTGAAATACCTCCTGCAGAGTCATTGTTTCTTTGTTCTTGGAGTACGTGACGATTTCATCCGCGTGATTCTTCAAGgttttcttaataaatctGAGCAGATGCTTTTGATTCATGCAAGATGCTGCATGAATATGGGTATCAACCTGAAGTCAATAGAACAAACATTTCAATCTGCTTAAAAGTATATCATCTATTCGGTATTGAAAATGTTCATGATGTAAATCCGTAATATAATCTGTTTGCTGCTAGTTGTAAATTGTAAGTACATTCGGCTCCTCTTATACTAACCTTTCTGATGTTATAGAAGTCCCTATGAGGGACTGCTTTTTGACTGGCAAGTTCCCTAAGCTCGTTCAGTAACACATGCAGTTGGAACTTTGACGAAAGATAACTCAGTCTTCTGTAGCAAAAAGATTTTAATGGACCATCGGCGATCATCGCGCAAAGAAGGTTCATGTCCCTGACAAAAGTGGCTAAGTCAGGATACGAGTAAGGGACTGGCTTCCCATTAGCTAAATCTTCCTCATTAGCGTACACATTGAAGACACCGTTAACGGGAGCAATTATGTAATTCTTTGCCATAGGAAATTCACATTGCCACGGATCTCCTCGAGATGCAGGTGCGTGCACAGGATGATCTAATAGTAACATTGTTTAGGGAGGACAAGTATTAAAACATCATTCATCTCGAGTTACGATATGCAATTACTTGCAAGGTAATACAGTATTTCGTTTATTCTTTGGGAGATTTCAACGTTTTTATACGCGTCGATACATGGACAGAAAAGCAACTACGTGTGCTATGTAAGATGATACGATCTAACCCTGCTGCACGTCCTTTGGATCATTTCAGATCCAGTTCTATCTTTCTATCGTTAGAGAGCATTTCTCAAATCtgaggaaaatatttcaaaaatcgtTATTCACGTGCATGATTTCTCTTTTCGTTTGTACGTTGAAATGTCTTTCTCCGTTGAAGTTGTTTGAAAGCAAGATTCAATGATCGCAGCAGGGTTAAAGCTGGTTCAGACACGGCAAGTAACAAGTAAACAACATACTACCAAACGATTTGCCCGTTCGCAAGCGAGACCAGTGGTACGGTAAAAAGGTTCAGCCGAGTACATCAGAGTTGTTACATCTTTCGGCCAAATAGAAGAATGAAACAGCATTTCTTTCACTAAATTTACCGGATGCGTCTCGTTTAATGGAGTTCATTAGCAACTTGTCACGTTCGCGCTAGAATCGGGACGCTTGCCAAGCTTATCACCTGTTTCGTTCACGTTTGGACGAAATTTCTCTCGCGACGTACAGTCGAACGTaccgtatatacgtatatttactCAAACTTGGCTCGTTTTA comes from Bombus fervidus isolate BK054 chromosome 18, iyBomFerv1, whole genome shotgun sequence and encodes:
- the Ampdeam gene encoding AMP deaminase isoform X7; the protein is MFAGANESKRWLRDNRILLRAAKDLEERRSHYEPSLGPGVPDDVDHIFNLEENDFVPHFQRVSISGEDTSGVPLEDLQQASQMLVQALAIREKYMNNSKQSFPSITSRFLRSVDKRPVNSDDEVQHDDRKAIADHPVHAPASRGDPWQCEFPMAKNYIIAPVNGVFNVYANEEDLANGKPVPYSYPDLATFVRDMNLLCAMIADGPLKSFCYRRLSYLSSKFQLHVLLNELRELASQKAVPHRDFYNIRKVDTHIHAASCMNQKHLLRFIKKTLKNHADEIVTYSKNKETMTLQEVFQSMNLTTYDLSVDMLDVHADRNTFHRFDKFNAKYNPIGESRLREVFLKTDNYLDGKFFARIIKEVASDLEESKYQNAELRLSIYGKSPEEWDKLAKWAIQSDVYSDNVRWLIQIPRLYDIFKLNKLLTNFQEIMNNIFLPLFEVTNDANSHPELHKFLQYVIGFDSVDDESKPENPLFDKDVCPPPEWDDVENPPYGYYQYYTYANMTVLNHFRAEQGLNTFVLRPHCGEAGPIQHLVCGYMMAENISHGLLLRKVPVLQYLYYLAQIGIAMSPLSNNSLFLNYHRNPLPEYLARGLCVSLSTDDPLQFHFTKEPLMEEYSIAAQVWKLSSCDMCELARNSVLMSGFPHKSKQYWLGPNYTKEGVAGNDITRTNVPDIRVAYRYETLVDELSNIFKVVEKPEAVPF
- the Ampdeam gene encoding AMP deaminase isoform X4 → MVLGSETDYLSGYKRNSVTEWLQKTGQVENDGSESPVFGLDGGGTGTGGGTSLRLAPHELPNEISAPYEVPQFPIEQIEKKLLIQRQLTVKAAKDLEERRSHYEPSLGPGVPDDVDHIFNLEENDFVPHFQRVSISGEDTSGVPLEDLQQASQMLVQALAIREKYMNNSKQSFPSITSRFLRSVDKRPVNSDDEVQHDDRKAIADHPVHAPASRGDPWQCEFPMAKNYIIAPVNGVFNVYANEEDLANGKPVPYSYPDLATFVRDMNLLCAMIADGPLKSFCYRRLSYLSSKFQLHVLLNELRELASQKAVPHRDFYNIRKVDTHIHAASCMNQKHLLRFIKKTLKNHADEIVTYSKNKETMTLQEVFQSMNLTTYDLSVDMLDVHADRNTFHRFDKFNAKYNPIGESRLREVFLKTDNYLDGKFFARIIKEVASDLEESKYQNAELRLSIYGKSPEEWDKLAKWAIQSDVYSDNVRWLIQIPRLYDIFKLNKLLTNFQEIMNNIFLPLFEVTNDANSHPELHKFLQYVIGFDSVDDESKPENPLFDKDVCPPPEWDDVENPPYGYYQYYTYANMTVLNHFRAEQGLNTFVLRPHCGEAGPIQHLVCGYMMAENISHGLLLRKVPVLQYLYYLAQIGIAMSPLSNNSLFLNYHRNPLPEYLARGLCVSLSTDDPLQFHFTKEPLMEEYSIAAQVWKLSSCDMCELARNSVLMSGFPHKSKQYWLGPNYTKEGVAGNDITRTNVPDIRVAYRYETLVDELSNIFKVVEKPEAVPF
- the Ampdeam gene encoding AMP deaminase isoform X1 — encoded protein: MIAIFNGPRTFNKLDLSLGRSITLTRRMEDLVGVNGVKDVNDGTNRIYYELDGEGDADSSTTPRNVDHHRDRSESPVFGLDGGGTGTGGGTSLRLAPHELPNEISAPYEVPQFPIEQIEKKLLIQRQLTVKAAKDLEERRSHYEPSLGPGVPDDVDHIFNLEENDFVPHFQRVSISGEDTSGVPLEDLQQASQMLVQALAIREKYMNNSKQSFPSITSRFLRSVDKRPVNSDDEVQHDDRKAIADHPVHAPASRGDPWQCEFPMAKNYIIAPVNGVFNVYANEEDLANGKPVPYSYPDLATFVRDMNLLCAMIADGPLKSFCYRRLSYLSSKFQLHVLLNELRELASQKAVPHRDFYNIRKVDTHIHAASCMNQKHLLRFIKKTLKNHADEIVTYSKNKETMTLQEVFQSMNLTTYDLSVDMLDVHADRNTFHRFDKFNAKYNPIGESRLREVFLKTDNYLDGKFFARIIKEVASDLEESKYQNAELRLSIYGKSPEEWDKLAKWAIQSDVYSDNVRWLIQIPRLYDIFKLNKLLTNFQEIMNNIFLPLFEVTNDANSHPELHKFLQYVIGFDSVDDESKPENPLFDKDVCPPPEWDDVENPPYGYYQYYTYANMTVLNHFRAEQGLNTFVLRPHCGEAGPIQHLVCGYMMAENISHGLLLRKVPVLQYLYYLAQIGIAMSPLSNNSLFLNYHRNPLPEYLARGLCVSLSTDDPLQFHFTKEPLMEEYSIAAQVWKLSSCDMCELARNSVLMSGFPHKSKQYWLGPNYTKEGVAGNDITRTNVPDIRVAYRYETLVDELSNIFKVVEKPEAVPF
- the Ampdeam gene encoding AMP deaminase isoform X5: MSSRGVTSTENDFFHCLPRLPNFLIDPEDEGSESPVFGLDGGGTGTGGGTSLRLAPHELPNEISAPYEVPQFPIEQIEKKLLIQRQLTVKAAKDLEERRSHYEPSLGPGVPDDVDHIFNLEENDFVPHFQRVSISGEDTSGVPLEDLQQASQMLVQALAIREKYMNNSKQSFPSITSRFLRSVDKRPVNSDDEVQHDDRKAIADHPVHAPASRGDPWQCEFPMAKNYIIAPVNGVFNVYANEEDLANGKPVPYSYPDLATFVRDMNLLCAMIADGPLKSFCYRRLSYLSSKFQLHVLLNELRELASQKAVPHRDFYNIRKVDTHIHAASCMNQKHLLRFIKKTLKNHADEIVTYSKNKETMTLQEVFQSMNLTTYDLSVDMLDVHADRNTFHRFDKFNAKYNPIGESRLREVFLKTDNYLDGKFFARIIKEVASDLEESKYQNAELRLSIYGKSPEEWDKLAKWAIQSDVYSDNVRWLIQIPRLYDIFKLNKLLTNFQEIMNNIFLPLFEVTNDANSHPELHKFLQYVIGFDSVDDESKPENPLFDKDVCPPPEWDDVENPPYGYYQYYTYANMTVLNHFRAEQGLNTFVLRPHCGEAGPIQHLVCGYMMAENISHGLLLRKVPVLQYLYYLAQIGIAMSPLSNNSLFLNYHRNPLPEYLARGLCVSLSTDDPLQFHFTKEPLMEEYSIAAQVWKLSSCDMCELARNSVLMSGFPHKSKQYWLGPNYTKEGVAGNDITRTNVPDIRVAYRYETLVDELSNIFKVVEKPEAVPF
- the Ampdeam gene encoding AMP deaminase isoform X6, with translation MYESTWETISKSHLNRKGSESPVFGLDGGGTGTGGGTSLRLAPHELPNEISAPYEVPQFPIEQIEKKLLIQRQLTVKAAKDLEERRSHYEPSLGPGVPDDVDHIFNLEENDFVPHFQRVSISGEDTSGVPLEDLQQASQMLVQALAIREKYMNNSKQSFPSITSRFLRSVDKRPVNSDDEVQHDDRKAIADHPVHAPASRGDPWQCEFPMAKNYIIAPVNGVFNVYANEEDLANGKPVPYSYPDLATFVRDMNLLCAMIADGPLKSFCYRRLSYLSSKFQLHVLLNELRELASQKAVPHRDFYNIRKVDTHIHAASCMNQKHLLRFIKKTLKNHADEIVTYSKNKETMTLQEVFQSMNLTTYDLSVDMLDVHADRNTFHRFDKFNAKYNPIGESRLREVFLKTDNYLDGKFFARIIKEVASDLEESKYQNAELRLSIYGKSPEEWDKLAKWAIQSDVYSDNVRWLIQIPRLYDIFKLNKLLTNFQEIMNNIFLPLFEVTNDANSHPELHKFLQYVIGFDSVDDESKPENPLFDKDVCPPPEWDDVENPPYGYYQYYTYANMTVLNHFRAEQGLNTFVLRPHCGEAGPIQHLVCGYMMAENISHGLLLRKVPVLQYLYYLAQIGIAMSPLSNNSLFLNYHRNPLPEYLARGLCVSLSTDDPLQFHFTKEPLMEEYSIAAQVWKLSSCDMCELARNSVLMSGFPHKSKQYWLGPNYTKEGVAGNDITRTNVPDIRVAYRYETLVDELSNIFKVVEKPEAVPF
- the Ampdeam gene encoding AMP deaminase isoform X2; protein product: MLTFHPRMEDLVGVNGVKDVNDGTNRIYYELDGEGDADSSTTPRNVDHHRDRSESPVFGLDGGGTGTGGGTSLRLAPHELPNEISAPYEVPQFPIEQIEKKLLIQRQLTVKAAKDLEERRSHYEPSLGPGVPDDVDHIFNLEENDFVPHFQRVSISGEDTSGVPLEDLQQASQMLVQALAIREKYMNNSKQSFPSITSRFLRSVDKRPVNSDDEVQHDDRKAIADHPVHAPASRGDPWQCEFPMAKNYIIAPVNGVFNVYANEEDLANGKPVPYSYPDLATFVRDMNLLCAMIADGPLKSFCYRRLSYLSSKFQLHVLLNELRELASQKAVPHRDFYNIRKVDTHIHAASCMNQKHLLRFIKKTLKNHADEIVTYSKNKETMTLQEVFQSMNLTTYDLSVDMLDVHADRNTFHRFDKFNAKYNPIGESRLREVFLKTDNYLDGKFFARIIKEVASDLEESKYQNAELRLSIYGKSPEEWDKLAKWAIQSDVYSDNVRWLIQIPRLYDIFKLNKLLTNFQEIMNNIFLPLFEVTNDANSHPELHKFLQYVIGFDSVDDESKPENPLFDKDVCPPPEWDDVENPPYGYYQYYTYANMTVLNHFRAEQGLNTFVLRPHCGEAGPIQHLVCGYMMAENISHGLLLRKVPVLQYLYYLAQIGIAMSPLSNNSLFLNYHRNPLPEYLARGLCVSLSTDDPLQFHFTKEPLMEEYSIAAQVWKLSSCDMCELARNSVLMSGFPHKSKQYWLGPNYTKEGVAGNDITRTNVPDIRVAYRYETLVDELSNIFKVVEKPEAVPF
- the Ampdeam gene encoding AMP deaminase isoform X3, producing MWRAEQNRTMVLGSETDYLSGYKRNSVTEWLQKTGQVENDGSESPVFGLDGGGTGTGGGTSLRLAPHELPNEISAPYEVPQFPIEQIEKKLLIQRQLTVKAAKDLEERRSHYEPSLGPGVPDDVDHIFNLEENDFVPHFQRVSISGEDTSGVPLEDLQQASQMLVQALAIREKYMNNSKQSFPSITSRFLRSVDKRPVNSDDEVQHDDRKAIADHPVHAPASRGDPWQCEFPMAKNYIIAPVNGVFNVYANEEDLANGKPVPYSYPDLATFVRDMNLLCAMIADGPLKSFCYRRLSYLSSKFQLHVLLNELRELASQKAVPHRDFYNIRKVDTHIHAASCMNQKHLLRFIKKTLKNHADEIVTYSKNKETMTLQEVFQSMNLTTYDLSVDMLDVHADRNTFHRFDKFNAKYNPIGESRLREVFLKTDNYLDGKFFARIIKEVASDLEESKYQNAELRLSIYGKSPEEWDKLAKWAIQSDVYSDNVRWLIQIPRLYDIFKLNKLLTNFQEIMNNIFLPLFEVTNDANSHPELHKFLQYVIGFDSVDDESKPENPLFDKDVCPPPEWDDVENPPYGYYQYYTYANMTVLNHFRAEQGLNTFVLRPHCGEAGPIQHLVCGYMMAENISHGLLLRKVPVLQYLYYLAQIGIAMSPLSNNSLFLNYHRNPLPEYLARGLCVSLSTDDPLQFHFTKEPLMEEYSIAAQVWKLSSCDMCELARNSVLMSGFPHKSKQYWLGPNYTKEGVAGNDITRTNVPDIRVAYRYETLVDELSNIFKVVEKPEAVPF